In Massilia antarctica, the following are encoded in one genomic region:
- a CDS encoding SGNH/GDSL hydrolase family protein has protein sequence MAKAISISAEVDAAALNVPVTADPGSAGTAIPYVATTSRVTITNTSGGSDFQFQLNGGTWQTLPRNAGITMPINLAIDVLRTRRDSFSGGIVSAELQCESAPSLSAGGVALPTGRPGATAVILGDSISNQNTQTSATFGAHLAKGYWTQAQIMLEQRFELLNNGGVNGDTTAQMLARIDTAVLAFRPQYCYFMGGTNDVGSDVPYATTIANYTAIFAKLQAAGIALIIATMTPRGFAGMTQARLLNMIALNSWLQNFAARTPGVILIDLYRQMLDHASLTTTSQGEPVAAWFDGAALHPVAAGAVQMGIAIARQLDAVIPRLPRRLHCNYNGTNGDSTNHLRNGMFMAGTGGTAGLNATGTIGQQWTAAATAGAISGACSMVTRAASFNDGFPGNVQRVAITASAVASEIFRFAAFVATPAVGAQIFMEVEVLAFATTGTIAELSITFGTVGGTGVAAAANYMPANTETLAIGTTPYKGVLRTPTITAPVGTVGAYAYIIMRTSAGAVAQVDLANARLTRVN, from the coding sequence ATGGCAAAGGCAATCAGCATTTCGGCAGAGGTCGACGCGGCGGCGCTCAATGTCCCGGTTACCGCCGACCCCGGCAGCGCTGGCACTGCCATTCCTTACGTGGCCACCACCTCGCGCGTGACGATCACAAATACCAGCGGCGGCAGCGATTTTCAGTTCCAGCTCAATGGCGGCACGTGGCAAACGCTGCCGCGCAATGCCGGCATCACCATGCCAATTAATTTGGCGATCGATGTGCTCAGAACCCGCCGCGATTCGTTCAGTGGCGGCATTGTTTCTGCCGAGCTGCAATGTGAATCGGCGCCGTCGCTTAGTGCTGGCGGTGTAGCGCTGCCAACCGGGCGCCCTGGTGCAACCGCCGTGATTCTCGGCGATTCAATCTCGAATCAGAACACGCAAACATCAGCAACATTTGGTGCGCACCTGGCTAAGGGGTATTGGACGCAAGCACAGATTATGCTGGAGCAGCGCTTCGAGCTGCTGAATAACGGCGGCGTCAACGGCGACACCACGGCACAGATGTTGGCGCGAATCGATACGGCCGTGCTGGCGTTTCGCCCGCAATACTGCTACTTCATGGGGGGCACCAACGATGTCGGCTCGGACGTGCCGTACGCGACGACCATCGCCAATTACACGGCGATCTTCGCAAAGCTTCAAGCGGCCGGGATCGCGCTGATTATCGCAACCATGACCCCGCGCGGCTTCGCAGGCATGACGCAGGCCCGGCTACTCAATATGATCGCGTTGAATTCGTGGCTGCAAAACTTCGCCGCGCGCACTCCTGGCGTCATCCTGATTGACCTGTATCGTCAAATGCTGGATCACGCCAGCCTGACCACCACCAGCCAGGGCGAGCCGGTTGCCGCTTGGTTTGATGGCGCCGCGCTGCATCCTGTGGCCGCCGGAGCGGTTCAGATGGGCATAGCGATCGCGCGCCAGCTCGATGCTGTGATTCCAAGGCTGCCGCGCCGGCTGCACTGCAACTACAACGGCACCAACGGCGATTCGACGAACCACCTCCGGAACGGCATGTTTATGGCAGGTACGGGCGGCACGGCCGGCTTGAATGCGACAGGTACGATCGGCCAGCAGTGGACTGCAGCAGCCACCGCCGGCGCGATCTCTGGCGCATGCTCTATGGTGACGCGCGCCGCCAGTTTTAACGATGGCTTTCCGGGGAATGTGCAGCGCGTTGCTATCACTGCATCGGCAGTCGCATCCGAAATTTTCCGCTTCGCCGCTTTTGTTGCGACTCCTGCTGTCGGCGCCCAAATCTTTATGGAAGTGGAAGTTCTGGCGTTTGCTACCACTGGAACGATTGCCGAGTTGAGCATCACTTTCGGCACGGTCGGCGGGACGGGGGTCGCGGCTGCGGCGAACTATATGCCGGCCAACACGGAGACGCTGGCCATCGGCACGACACCATATAAAGGGGTTTTGCGCACGCCGACGATAACCGCCCCTGTGGGCACCGTGGGCGCTTACGCCTACATCATCATGCGCACTTCGGCCGGAGCTGTAGCCCAGGTCGACCTCGCAAATGCTCGCCTTACTCGGGTGAATTAA
- a CDS encoding phage tail protein has translation MALSLPTGTLYALATVYAAAVPVTAGTNASEAVLTATNTFVAGDYVEYTGSWSRATNRVFRVKAPTGTTVTLEGLDTTSTALFPVGGATGSLRKITTWVPITQMISCEPSGGEPKFATVNLLDVENEISLPDGYGAQNLAMSIADDPALPHHAALKAAAELRKIAAIKAELPAGSKILYNGYISFDESPSMTKGQVMAVKAGSALQGRPVRYSA, from the coding sequence ATGGCACTCTCCCTTCCAACCGGCACGCTCTACGCACTGGCTACCGTCTACGCAGCCGCAGTCCCTGTTACCGCAGGTACGAACGCCAGCGAAGCTGTCCTCACCGCGACCAACACTTTCGTCGCTGGCGACTACGTTGAGTACACGGGCAGCTGGAGCCGCGCAACCAACCGCGTGTTTCGGGTAAAGGCTCCTACCGGCACCACCGTTACCCTCGAAGGCCTCGACACCACCTCGACGGCGCTGTTTCCTGTAGGTGGCGCAACAGGATCGCTACGCAAGATCACCACCTGGGTACCAATCACGCAAATGATCAGCTGCGAACCTTCGGGTGGCGAGCCGAAATTCGCCACTGTCAATCTGCTCGACGTTGAGAACGAGATCAGCCTCCCTGACGGCTACGGCGCGCAGAACCTGGCGATGTCGATCGCGGACGATCCGGCCCTGCCGCACCACGCTGCGCTCAAGGCTGCGGCGGAGCTGCGCAAGATCGCCGCGATCAAGGCCGAACTGCCGGCCGGAAGCAAGATTCTCTACAACGGCTATATCAGCTTCGACGAATCGCCCTCGATGACCAAGGGCCAGGTGATGGCCGTCAAAGCCGGCTCGGCCTTGCAAGGGCGCCCAGTTCGCTATTCCGCGTAA
- the ubiG gene encoding bifunctional 2-polyprenyl-6-hydroxyphenol methylase/3-demethylubiquinol 3-O-methyltransferase UbiG → MNADPLEIQKFSELAHRWWDPTSEFKPLHEINPLRLEWINARAALAGKKVIDIGCGGGILTESMARKGADATGIDLSDKALKVADLHSLESGVQVRYELIAAEDMAAREGGQYDVVTCMEMLEHVPDPGAIVKAAATLVKPGGHVFFSTINRNPKAYLYAVVGAEYLLRMLPKGTHDYGKFITPAELAQFVREAGLQVDGLKGLTYNPLTKIYSLNKDTSVNYMVACSRPL, encoded by the coding sequence ATGAATGCCGACCCTCTAGAAATCCAGAAATTTAGCGAACTTGCCCACCGCTGGTGGGACCCGACGTCCGAGTTCAAGCCCTTGCACGAAATTAATCCGCTGCGCCTCGAATGGATCAACGCGCGTGCTGCGCTGGCGGGCAAGAAAGTGATCGACATCGGTTGCGGCGGCGGCATCCTGACCGAATCGATGGCCAGGAAAGGCGCGGATGCGACCGGCATCGACCTGTCCGACAAGGCGCTCAAGGTGGCCGACCTGCACAGCCTGGAGTCGGGTGTGCAAGTGCGCTACGAACTGATCGCCGCCGAAGACATGGCTGCGCGCGAAGGCGGCCAGTACGACGTCGTCACCTGCATGGAAATGCTCGAACACGTGCCCGATCCGGGCGCCATCGTCAAAGCGGCCGCGACCCTGGTCAAGCCGGGCGGGCATGTCTTTTTCTCGACCATCAACCGCAATCCCAAGGCGTATCTGTACGCCGTGGTGGGCGCCGAATACCTGCTGCGCATGCTGCCCAAGGGCACCCACGACTACGGCAAATTCATCACCCCCGCCGAGCTGGCGCAATTCGTGCGTGAAGCGGGCTTGCAGGTAGACGGGCTGAAGGGCTTGACCTACAATCCGCTGACCAAGATTTACTCCCTCAACAAGGACACCAGCGTCAATTACATGGTGGCCTGCAGCCGCCCCCTGTAG
- a CDS encoding head-tail connector protein, translated as MPSRQVTPPVELAVSLDAAKLHLRETTNDLDAAITLWLKGITRECEHQIGRALISQPWRLTLSAFDDALRLERAPLIAVQSVSYYDAENVLRVLTQEAYNVDPVTEPGYIVPAAGAAWPITFARPNAVVVEYTCGYGLTAASVPENIQLYILARLSEQFDPATREFKATSQSIYVDRLLDACRVYG; from the coding sequence ATGCCCTCACGCCAAGTTACTCCGCCGGTCGAGTTGGCGGTTTCGCTCGATGCCGCCAAATTGCATCTGCGCGAGACCACGAACGACCTGGACGCGGCAATCACGCTGTGGCTCAAGGGCATCACGCGCGAGTGTGAACACCAGATCGGGCGCGCGCTGATCTCGCAGCCGTGGCGCCTGACCCTGTCGGCGTTCGATGACGCGCTTCGGCTGGAACGTGCGCCACTGATCGCCGTGCAGAGCGTCAGTTATTACGACGCCGAAAACGTGCTGCGGGTCTTGACGCAGGAGGCGTACAACGTCGACCCCGTGACAGAGCCGGGCTACATCGTGCCGGCTGCGGGCGCGGCTTGGCCCATCACGTTCGCGCGCCCCAACGCCGTAGTTGTCGAGTACACATGCGGCTACGGCCTGACCGCTGCCAGCGTGCCCGAGAATATCCAGCTGTACATTCTTGCGCGCCTGTCCGAGCAGTTCGACCCGGCCACGCGCGAGTTCAAGGCCACCTCGCAGTCGATATACGTCGATCGCCTGCTGGACGCCTGCCGGGTGTACGGATGA
- a CDS encoding energy transducer TonB, whose translation MTKTTFRLCAALIVAASANVAFAADVPAVFDAKSCKADYPKASLMNEEQGVVTMAFLVSAEGKVLEAKLDKTSGFKSLDKAAMSAISACKFKPGSKDGRPDSTWTKVEYNWTLS comes from the coding sequence ATGACCAAGACGACCTTCCGCCTTTGCGCAGCACTGATCGTAGCAGCCAGCGCCAACGTGGCATTCGCAGCTGACGTACCAGCGGTGTTCGACGCCAAAAGCTGCAAGGCCGACTATCCGAAAGCGTCGTTGATGAACGAAGAGCAGGGCGTGGTCACGATGGCTTTCCTGGTGTCGGCCGAAGGCAAGGTTCTGGAAGCGAAACTGGACAAGACCAGCGGTTTCAAGAGCCTGGACAAAGCCGCCATGAGCGCCATCAGCGCCTGCAAATTCAAGCCGGGCAGCAAAGACGGCCGTCCTGACAGCACCTGGACCAAAGTCGAATACAACTGGACCCTGAGCTGA
- a CDS encoding STAS-like domain-containing protein, with translation METMNFSIAKQYSLTPAGRYLSDGPFSGERFREEILLPALRGGKRISVDLDGAVGFGSSFLEEAFGGLVRAGLHETELRQKLVIKAGMKTYLDRVWRYIKEAQERAGAN, from the coding sequence ATGGAAACGATGAACTTCTCAATAGCTAAGCAATACAGTCTGACTCCGGCTGGTCGATATCTTTCGGACGGACCTTTTTCAGGAGAGCGATTCCGTGAGGAAATTTTGCTGCCGGCGTTGCGAGGCGGTAAACGGATTTCGGTCGACTTAGACGGTGCCGTTGGCTTCGGCTCGTCGTTTCTGGAAGAAGCTTTTGGCGGCCTAGTGCGTGCAGGCCTCCACGAAACTGAGCTTCGGCAGAAGCTTGTGATCAAGGCAGGAATGAAGACTTATCTCGACCGGGTTTGGCGCTACATAAAGGAAGCGCAGGAGAGAGCTGGAGCTAATTAG
- a CDS encoding phage major capsid protein codes for MSDQIMKALDSVEVKLNAMSVKADAEMKELGKISTDTKAALDTIGIEQRTLADRLLAIEQKASAQPDAAPADETAGAQFVKHAAYDNFIKQDGRVRTRIEVKNTVTNTIAGTFSERRPGIVEGAWRVFTIEDLLVSVPTSSNAIDWLRENVFTNAAAETAEGAQKPESSITFTPGTMPVSTVAHWIKITRQLAMDNPALAAYINRRMVYGVNIRVESQLVGGNGVAPNISGLTLAGNFTAHGYTAAALTGLGLMATNRFDLIGKMIGDCAAADYPADAVILNTADWWTMRLAKDSQGRYLLGDPGSTVVPTLFGRPVVASNAMTAGNVWVGSLSQAATLHTREGIAVDLSDSDGDNFTKNLITIRAERRLALTVEKPAAARYGALLPA; via the coding sequence ATGTCCGACCAAATTATGAAAGCCCTCGACAGTGTCGAGGTAAAACTGAACGCGATGTCGGTCAAAGCCGACGCTGAAATGAAGGAGCTCGGCAAGATTTCGACAGACACCAAGGCCGCGCTCGACACCATCGGAATCGAACAGCGCACGCTGGCCGACCGCCTGCTGGCGATCGAGCAAAAGGCATCTGCCCAGCCGGACGCTGCACCAGCTGACGAGACTGCCGGTGCGCAATTTGTCAAGCACGCCGCATACGACAACTTCATCAAGCAGGACGGCCGCGTGCGCACGCGTATTGAGGTGAAGAACACCGTCACCAACACAATCGCGGGCACGTTCAGCGAACGCCGCCCTGGCATCGTAGAAGGCGCGTGGCGCGTCTTCACCATTGAAGACCTACTGGTCAGTGTGCCCACCTCGTCCAACGCGATCGACTGGCTGCGCGAGAACGTGTTCACCAACGCCGCCGCCGAAACCGCCGAAGGCGCGCAGAAGCCGGAAAGCTCGATCACCTTCACGCCCGGTACCATGCCCGTGTCGACGGTCGCGCACTGGATCAAGATCACGCGCCAGCTGGCGATGGATAATCCCGCGCTGGCCGCATACATTAACCGCCGCATGGTCTATGGCGTGAATATCCGCGTCGAAAGCCAACTGGTCGGCGGCAACGGTGTCGCCCCGAATATCTCGGGCTTGACCTTGGCCGGCAACTTCACCGCGCACGGATACACTGCGGCCGCGCTGACTGGCCTGGGCCTCATGGCGACGAACCGCTTCGACCTGATCGGCAAGATGATCGGCGATTGCGCCGCGGCTGACTACCCGGCCGACGCCGTGATCCTGAACACCGCCGACTGGTGGACGATGCGCTTGGCGAAGGATAGCCAGGGGCGCTACCTGCTGGGCGACCCAGGGTCGACCGTCGTGCCTACCCTGTTCGGTCGCCCAGTCGTGGCATCGAACGCCATGACCGCCGGCAACGTGTGGGTCGGCAGCTTGTCTCAGGCCGCAACCCTGCACACCCGCGAGGGCATCGCCGTCGATCTGTCCGACTCGGATGGCGATAACTTCACCAAGAACCTGATCACGATCCGCGCCGAGCGTCGCCTCGCACTGACCGTTGAGAAGCCAGCTGCTGCCCGCTACGGCGCGCTACTGCCGGCGTAA
- a CDS encoding HAD family hydrolase, translating into MTRSLSPPAPRAILFDLDGTLADTAPDLAAAVNRLRADRGLEPTPYALLRPTASAGARGMIGAAFGLAPGDAGYEALRVRWFDYYQADMASHSTLFGGVPELLDGIVQAGMAWGIVTNKPARFTDPLIPLIGLAHAGCIISGDTTAHAKPHPMPLLEGARRLGIAPEQCWYVGDDLRDIEAGRAAGMLTVACGWGYCGAVEPAQWGADHLLDTPLALLELLRATTAPGVLVA; encoded by the coding sequence ATGACCCGATCCCTCTCCCCGCCGGCCCCGCGCGCCATCCTGTTCGACCTCGACGGCACCCTGGCCGACACCGCACCGGACCTGGCCGCGGCCGTCAACCGCCTGCGCGCCGACCGCGGCCTGGAGCCGACGCCGTACGCCCTGCTGCGTCCGACCGCCTCGGCCGGCGCGCGCGGCATGATCGGCGCCGCCTTCGGCCTGGCGCCGGGCGACGCCGGCTACGAAGCGCTGCGGGTGAGATGGTTCGATTATTACCAAGCCGACATGGCGTCGCATAGCACCCTGTTCGGCGGCGTGCCGGAACTGCTGGACGGCATCGTCCAGGCGGGCATGGCATGGGGCATCGTCACCAACAAACCGGCGCGCTTCACCGACCCGCTGATTCCCCTGATCGGGCTGGCGCACGCCGGCTGCATCATCTCGGGCGACACCACCGCACACGCCAAGCCGCATCCGATGCCACTGCTCGAAGGCGCGCGCCGGCTCGGCATTGCGCCGGAACAGTGCTGGTATGTGGGAGACGATTTACGCGATATCGAAGCCGGGCGCGCGGCCGGCATGCTCACCGTGGCCTGCGGCTGGGGCTATTGCGGCGCGGTCGAGCCTGCCCAATGGGGCGCCGACCATCTGCTCGACACCCCGCTGGCGTTGCTGGAACTGCTGCGCGCGACCACGGCGCCGGGGGTGCTGGTGGCCTGA
- a CDS encoding HK97-gp10 family putative phage morphogenesis protein: MITFDTSALLDAFNQLTDKITDAVGEPTVRAAGFAGADVFRDEAKRNAMAHQRTGALARSIVVKRLVEESDGTRQAYLVTVRGGKPGVKGGAFYWRFVEFGTAHSPAQPFLRPAYESKKQAAADAVMRTLAQKIDERLGGQ; the protein is encoded by the coding sequence ATGATCACATTCGACACGAGCGCGTTACTCGATGCGTTCAACCAGCTCACCGACAAGATTACTGATGCAGTTGGCGAGCCGACCGTTCGCGCGGCCGGTTTCGCCGGCGCGGACGTGTTCAGGGACGAGGCGAAGCGCAACGCTATGGCGCACCAGCGAACGGGCGCCCTGGCCCGCAGCATCGTCGTAAAGCGGCTGGTCGAGGAATCGGACGGCACGCGCCAAGCGTATTTGGTCACGGTGCGAGGTGGGAAGCCCGGCGTCAAGGGAGGCGCATTTTATTGGCGCTTCGTCGAATTCGGGACCGCGCACTCGCCTGCACAGCCATTTTTGCGCCCAGCTTATGAATCGAAAAAGCAAGCCGCGGCTGATGCGGTAATGCGCACCCTGGCGCAAAAAATCGACGAAAGGCTGGGCGGGCAATGA
- a CDS encoding lysozyme: MTTTNKQRAGWCAIAVTMVGGFEGLRLAAYADPVGIPTICFGETKDVRLGQRATLDQCKAMLAASLQLANHAVDDCIRAPLPDYRRAAVVSFTYNVGRDAMCGSTMARKLNAGDVEGGCDEMLRWTIAKGIRLPGLVKRRQAERNMCLVGAE, from the coding sequence ATGACAACGACAAATAAGCAGCGCGCCGGCTGGTGCGCAATCGCCGTCACGATGGTGGGCGGCTTCGAGGGGCTGCGCCTGGCCGCGTACGCCGATCCGGTCGGCATCCCAACGATCTGTTTCGGCGAAACCAAGGACGTGCGGCTGGGCCAGCGCGCGACGCTCGACCAGTGCAAAGCCATGTTGGCCGCGTCGCTGCAACTGGCGAACCACGCGGTCGACGACTGCATCCGCGCGCCGCTGCCGGACTACCGCCGGGCCGCAGTGGTCAGCTTCACCTACAACGTTGGCCGGGACGCAATGTGCGGCTCGACCATGGCGCGCAAGCTGAACGCGGGCGACGTCGAGGGCGGCTGCGACGAGATGCTGCGCTGGACGATCGCCAAGGGTATTCGCTTGCCGGGGCTGGTGAAGCGGCGTCAGGCGGAACGCAACATGTGCCTGGTAGGTGCGGAATGA
- a CDS encoding DUF3168 domain-containing protein → MEAIVYEALFGLAVGEVFPDFAPVGTTPPYITFQAVGGNPINMIDATVPDKERVRVQVNVWAATRLEASSIGKQAENALRIVAGLQTTVLTGRIATFDEATDLRGTMQDFEFFT, encoded by the coding sequence ATGGAGGCAATCGTTTATGAAGCGCTGTTCGGGCTTGCTGTTGGCGAGGTGTTCCCTGACTTCGCGCCAGTCGGCACCACGCCGCCTTACATCACGTTCCAGGCCGTCGGTGGGAACCCCATAAACATGATCGACGCCACGGTCCCGGACAAAGAGCGCGTGCGCGTACAGGTCAACGTATGGGCCGCCACGCGCTTGGAGGCATCAAGCATTGGCAAGCAGGCAGAGAACGCCTTGCGCATCGTGGCGGGCCTGCAAACCACCGTGCTGACCGGCCGTATCGCCACGTTCGACGAAGCCACCGATCTGCGCGGCACGATGCAGGACTTCGAATTCTTCACCTGA
- a CDS encoding DUF7940 domain-containing protein, translating into MRLIDDWRTVLRKAWSVKFNVAATLFGAAEVAVAIWQPAGVPNGVFAGGAAAVSIFANVSRLMAQKELHDNDK; encoded by the coding sequence ATGAGGCTCATCGACGACTGGCGCACCGTGCTGCGCAAAGCCTGGAGCGTGAAATTCAACGTGGCCGCGACCCTGTTCGGCGCCGCCGAGGTGGCTGTGGCCATCTGGCAGCCCGCCGGCGTGCCCAATGGCGTCTTCGCTGGCGGCGCCGCTGCAGTCTCCATTTTCGCAAATGTGTCGCGCCTGATGGCGCAGAAGGAACTCCATGACAACGACAAATAA
- the ompA gene encoding outer membrane protein OmpA, with the protein MKKLVSLMLAASAIAGSAMAQQSPPFAPVTTDIMAPKPNSAYVQDARGVIARDPFGLCWRTGYWTPADAVPGCDLPLCVEPAKLENGKCVTPPAPVAPPPQPGAVVTPPPVVAAPAVTSEKVSFSADALFDFDKAVLKAEGKSKLDDLSAKLQGINLEVIIAVGHTDSVGTDAYNQKLSIRRAEAVKAYLQAKGIEANRIYTEGKGESQPVADNKSAEGRAKNRRVEVEVVGTRAK; encoded by the coding sequence ATGAAAAAACTCGTCTCGCTCATGCTCGCGGCCTCCGCGATTGCAGGCAGCGCAATGGCCCAACAGTCGCCGCCATTCGCGCCTGTAACCACTGACATCATGGCACCGAAACCAAACAGCGCCTATGTCCAGGATGCCCGTGGCGTGATCGCGCGCGATCCTTTCGGCCTGTGCTGGCGCACTGGCTACTGGACCCCGGCCGATGCGGTCCCAGGTTGCGACCTGCCCCTGTGCGTTGAGCCAGCTAAACTGGAAAACGGCAAATGCGTCACGCCGCCAGCACCGGTAGCGCCGCCGCCACAACCAGGCGCCGTGGTAACCCCGCCGCCAGTAGTGGCAGCGCCGGCAGTGACCTCGGAAAAAGTCAGCTTCTCCGCCGACGCCCTGTTCGATTTCGACAAGGCTGTCCTGAAAGCGGAAGGCAAGAGCAAGCTGGATGACCTGAGCGCCAAGCTGCAAGGCATCAACCTGGAAGTCATCATCGCCGTCGGCCACACCGACTCGGTCGGTACCGATGCATACAACCAGAAGCTGTCAATCCGCCGCGCTGAAGCTGTCAAGGCTTACCTGCAAGCCAAAGGCATCGAAGCGAACCGCATCTACACCGAAGGCAAGGGCGAATCGCAGCCAGTGGCAGACAACAAGTCCGCTGAAGGCCGCGCCAAGAACCGCCGCGTCGAAGTTGAAGTCGTCGGCACCCGCGCCAAGTAA
- a CDS encoding phage head closure protein, with amino-acid sequence MSAFASTLRHLVTVQAPAGRDQIGQPLPNGWVEVAKVWADIRHTGGMEAIKAGAATSTVQASIRVRQRAGLHAGMRILHDGTIYKVQVVLPDKERRQHIDLVCEITK; translated from the coding sequence ATGAGCGCCTTCGCGTCGACTCTGCGCCACCTGGTGACGGTCCAGGCGCCCGCCGGCCGCGACCAGATCGGCCAGCCGCTCCCCAATGGCTGGGTCGAAGTCGCCAAGGTATGGGCTGACATTCGCCACACAGGGGGAATGGAGGCGATCAAGGCGGGCGCCGCGACATCGACCGTGCAGGCGTCGATCCGGGTGCGCCAGCGCGCCGGCTTGCATGCCGGTATGCGCATCCTGCATGACGGCACCATTTACAAGGTGCAGGTTGTGCTGCCAGATAAAGAGCGCCGCCAGCACATCGACCTTGTTTGCGAGATCACCAAATGA
- a CDS encoding phage tail assembly chaperone, protein MTKTTAKKFSLNVAPTFKAPVHIQVPGAGEGEILFTFKHRTKDELKEFSESLKAVDGEDGPKDADVLLDIASGWDLDEPFDADSLEKLTQRYMGAAQAVIAAYFTELMGARTKN, encoded by the coding sequence ATGACCAAGACAACCGCTAAAAAATTCTCCCTGAACGTCGCGCCTACCTTCAAGGCTCCTGTGCACATTCAAGTCCCGGGCGCCGGCGAAGGTGAAATCCTGTTCACCTTCAAGCACCGCACCAAGGACGAGCTGAAAGAATTTTCCGAATCGCTCAAGGCGGTCGATGGTGAAGACGGCCCGAAAGATGCTGACGTGCTGCTCGACATTGCCAGCGGCTGGGATCTGGACGAGCCGTTCGATGCCGACTCGCTGGAAAAGCTCACCCAGCGCTACATGGGCGCCGCCCAAGCAGTTATCGCGGCCTATTTCACGGAATTGATGGGCGCCCGCACAAAAAACTGA
- a CDS encoding DUF1799 domain-containing protein produces the protein MYRKGPTPDELEAAGLTEADFASEAVEPWPDNLVPLLLFQYLRTQWRTGAGGPSGLDYTVMHRKMDRMGLTPDDYDQLEHDIQIMEVAAINCIYAKT, from the coding sequence ATGTACCGGAAAGGCCCGACGCCCGATGAATTGGAGGCGGCCGGCCTGACCGAGGCGGACTTTGCAAGCGAAGCGGTGGAGCCCTGGCCCGACAACCTGGTTCCGCTGCTGCTGTTCCAGTACCTGCGCACGCAGTGGCGTACGGGCGCGGGCGGGCCGAGCGGCCTGGATTACACGGTGATGCACCGAAAAATGGATCGCATGGGCCTTACCCCTGACGATTACGACCAGCTTGAGCACGACATCCAGATCATGGAAGTCGCCGCGATCAACTGCATCTACGCAAAAACATAG